GGGGCGCTCCTCGCGCCAGCAGGCCGCCCAACATGGCGACCCGCCGCGTTGCCGGAAAACCCGGACCCGCGCGTCCGTCTTGCTCCGCGTCGGCTTGGATTTTTCTCGCGCCTTGGATATTGCCATCTCTGAACGGCCTGCGGACTATGGGTTTTCGACTGTCGGCTAGAGCGTCTGGCCCGGGGCCTGGGCCGCGAGCCCGTAGTAGGGGCGCAGCTGTTCCTGGGTCGGTATGGCGTCGTACAGTTCGCCCTTGGGGCCCAGCCAGCCGTCGGCGGTGCGCGTGAGGGTCACAGGCGTGCGCGAGCCGTTGGCGTTTTCCAGCACCACGGTGACGGAAGACGGCAGGGCCGGGGCCTGCTGGGCCGGGGCCGGAGCGGCCTGCGCCGGGGGCTGGACCACGGCGTAGCCCTCGGCGGCGCGCACGTAGTACACGCCCTGGGCGCGGTAGTAGGTGCGCGGGCCGACCATGACCACCGTGCAGCCCGGCGGCAGCACGGGGATCACCAGGCCCACGGGCGGGGTGACGACGGCGAACCCGCCGGACCCGGGCAGGTAGAACAGCCCGTCCACGAAGGCATAGGTCAGCCCGGCGAAGAGGATGGTCACCGCTGCGGCGGGCAGCGCGGGGACGAACCCCCGGGCGCCGCCCCCGGGGCCGGGGTGGTGCTGCGGCGCGGGCCCGCCGCGGGCATGCCCGCCGGGCTGGGCCAGGGCTGCGGGCGCGTGCAGCGTGGCCAGCAGGGCCAGGGTCAGGGCCGTGTATCCGAAGATCTTGTTTTTCTTCTGCATGCGTTGTTCTCCTGAGGTGGCGCCCGCCCTGCCGGGCCCGCGCGGCGGGCGCGGGCGGGCCGTTTCCCCCCTGCCGAGGGTTGCCCAAGGCTCCGCGCGGCTCAAGTTAAGATTCCTCAAGGCCGACCCCCGCCTCCGCAAACCGTGTTTTTTTTCACGTTCAGACGGAAAATGCCCTTGACAGGTTCGCCGGGGCCGCCTAAGAATCCTAAAAAATTCCAGTGACGCCCACCGGGGCGCGGCAAGCATGTACACGCCGACGCTGGTGAAAGATCAAATTGTGTTCATCAAGGGGCCGAGTACGCAACTTGTGTACCCGGCCCCTTTTATGAAGGCGCATGGTGCGCCACAACCACTTCCCTATTCCGCATGGAGAGTTTTGCAATGGCCAAGAGCATCTACGTCGGCAATCTGCCCTGGTCCGCCACCGAAGAAGACGTCCGCAAGGCGTTCTCCAACTTCGGCGAAGTCAAGTCCGTCAAGCTGGTCGAGGACCGCGAGACCGGCCGCCCCCGTGGCTTCGGTTTCGTCGAGATGGACGACCAGAGCGCGCTGGCCGCCATTGAGGCCCTGGACGGCACCGATTTCGGTGGCCGCAACCTCAAGGTCAACGAAGCCCGTCCCCGCACCGAGCGCGCCCCCCGCTGGTAGTCCCAGCGGCCACGCCCGATCATACGGCACCAAGGCCCGCCCCTTCCGGGGCGGGCCTTTCGTTTTGGCGGGCGCGGGGGGGGGCTCCCCCGGCGCCTCCTGCGGGGCCCCGGGCCGGTCTGTCCCTCCCCCCGCGCCGGGTCGGTTAAGCCATCCGGCGCCAGGTCGGTCTTCCCTCCCACGCGCCAGGATCGGCCTGGGCCTTCCCGCGCCAGGTTCGGCCTGGGCCATCCGGCGCCAGGTTCGGGCCTGCCCCCCTCTCCCCGACGCCGTCCGGCCTCATGCCCCGTCCAGCGGGCTCCTGGGGCCGGACGTGCAGAAAAAATCACGCGGCGCAAATTTTTATCTTGACTTTTCCTCTCCCGGCACCTATCTTCTCAAAGTTATCCAGTGGCGCCCACGGGGGCGCGGCCAGATTCCAAGGCCAGTGCTGGTGAAAGTCGATTCCAAGGTAACAAGGGGCTGTGTACGCATCTTGTGTACACAGCCCTCTTTTACAAGGCGCATAGTGCGCCATATTCCACTGTATTACGTTTCATGGAGAGTTTCAGAATGGCTAAGAGCATCTACGTCGGCAATCTGCCCTGGTCCGCCACCGAAGAAGACGTCCGCGAGGCGTTCGCTTCCTACGGTGATGTCACGTCCGTCAAGCTGGTCGAGGACCGCGAGACCGGCCGCCCCCGTGGCTTCGGTTTCGTCGAGATGGACGACCAGAGTGCGCTGGCCGCTATCGAAGCCCTTGATGGCGCCAACTTCGGTGGCCGCAACATCAAGGTCAACGAAGCCCGCCCCCGCGCCGAGCGCGCCCCCCGCTGGTAGGCGCCTCGCGCACCGAGCCATCGGCACCACGGCCCGCCCCCTTCCGGGGGCGGGCTTTTTTGCGCGCCCCGGGGCAGGAACGGCCCACCCGCCGGGGCAGGCCGTTCCCGCCGTGGGGGCTGGGATCAACCAGACGGCGCTGCCGCCGCAACGCCCGCGCCCGACCTTCTGAGAAGCCGCAGCGGCGCCAGCGCCCCCGGGGCCCAGGCCCGCAATGAGCGACCGCCGACTCGCCAGCTCCGACCCCCAGAGCAAGCCCTCGGCCCGCCTTCCGCTGGTCCGCCCACTCCGCCGCCCCGGCGGATCCTTCGTGCGCTTCTCCCCGCCCTCCAAGATCCCCCCGCCACTGCCCAAAACGCGGTGCTTGCGCGCCAGCTGCTCCATCTCTTCGCCCCCCAGAAGACTCCGCCCCCGGCCCCCGGTCAGGCCAAATTCGGCCCGGCACGGGCATTCTTTCCTTGCCAAACCGCGAAAAGGCCTTATATGGGTACTGGCTCTTTGACAGGGGGCGACCAGGTTTCGACGGGGATGGTTGAAGCCAAGGTTGCAGGCCGAGGTTGCCGTTGGCCTCGTTAAACCGCGGCAAGGCATTAATTGCCAACGACACTGAATACGCCCTGGCTGCTTAAATGCCAGCGTCCCTTCCGCCGATGTCCGGTAAGCGGAAACGGGCGACACCCCATCGGACTGGCCACCAAGCGCATGTTCATGGCGCGCGGGGCGAGATAAGCAATGAACTGGCCGTGCTCCAGCCTGTCCATCGGCAGGAGTGCGTCGAGAACTGAAGATGGAATAAGCCTGTAGACGCCTTGCGTGGAGCATTCTCGGACGGGGGTTCGATTCCCCCCGCCTCCACCATTTAGAAAAGACAAACCCGTCTCTCTGGGGTCATTCTCCGGGGTGACGGGTTTTCTTTTTCCCCTTGTTTCTAAAGGGGTTGCGCCCGTTTCACATCTTTCCAAAGCACCTCTTCGCACCATCGATTCTCCCCATCCTCCCGCCTTTCTTTCTCTGTTTGGCCCCTGATTCTCTGTTTTCTCCGGACCAAGTCCGAAGCTCGTCCGGAAAGCTACATCCTTGATTGATATGGGTTTGCGGCTGATTGCCATTTTTGGCGGTTGTCTTAGGTCGTCGTTCGATGCCGCAACCGGACGTTTTTTTCGAAATCGCCCGCCTCGGCCATGAAAAGAAGCGCGGTCAACTCCGGCTTCCTGCCCCCTAAAGAAGAAAAGCCGACGCTGATGGTCGGCTCTCTGGGGCGGTCTCCGGTCCGGTCGTCAGTCGGTGGCAAAGCCGAACTGGCGGCGCTGCTCGGCCCAGTCCTCTGGAAAGGTCTGGGTCAGCTTGGCCAGCGAGAGCCCGTTGGGTTCCTCACCGTTGATCAGGGCTTCGACGATGTCGGGGGCCAGGGTCGTCAGTTTGAGGATGCGGGCCACATACGAGCCATCGACGTCAAGGGTACGGGCAAGCTCGCTGATGGACTTGATCTGGCCGGATTCGAGGATGTCGGCCCAAGAAAAGGCCCTTCCCAGCGCCTGGAGGACGGCGGACTGCACCGGTTCCTGCGCTCCGGTGATTTCTCCATCCAGTGCCTGGGGAGCGATGACCGTCTTGCGGCCGCGCATGCGCCGGATCAGCATCGGGATATGGATCTGCAGGTTGCCGTTGTCGGCTACGGTAATGGTCGGCTTCATTTTCATCGGCTTGCCCTCCGTTCGGTGACTTCGCATGCCAGACCGGCCAGCTCGGCGATGAGCGTAGTCAGCCCGTTGGTGCGCAGCTCCATGTCGATTCCGGTCTCGCGGATCTCGACCTTATCCACCAGGAGGCGGATGAGCCGGTTTCGCTCCACCGGGAAAAGGTCCTCCCAGAAGCCCTCGACATTCTGGAAGGCCTCCGAAACGTCCTGTTCCGTGATGTTGTTCCCCCGGTAGGCTCTGCATCGCTCGCTCACGTGCGTCAGTTGTTTCGAGAGCTCGACCGCCTGGCGGTTGACGGTCGTGAGCATCTCGGTCTTGCCCGGCTGATCGTTGCCGGGTTTCATAAGTTCGATGGCTTGCTCCCGCGCCTGCGACAGCTCCATTTCGAGTTGGGCTTTCTGCTTGAACAGCCGCTCCCGCTCCACCTGCTCGATGTCCCGGGCCGCGAAGTAGGTTTTGGCCACCAGCGTCGGCGTGCGGAACACCGCGCTCAACTGCTCGACCACGGCCTGCTCGATGTCCCCGGCGGGAATCCGTTTGAGGGGGCACCGGCTCACGGTCCGCTTGCTGTCCTTCTGGCAGATGTAATAGGTGTAGTGGCGGCCGTTCTTGCGGGCGTAGGTCGGTCCCATCGCGCATCCGCAGTGGCCGCAGCGGATGACGCCTTTCAGCGGGGCGACCATTTTGGTTCTTGCCATGGAAACCTTGACCGGTTTGTTGTCCTCCAGGATGGCCTGCACCTTGTCCCAGGTCGTCCGGTCGATGATTCCTTCGTGCTCACCGGGGTAGCTGCGATCCTTGTGGGCAATCTCGCCGATATAGACCCGGTTGTTCAGCAGCCGGTAGATGTGGCCTGTATTCCATTCTGAGCCCTCGCGAACCTTGCCTTTCTTGGTGGTCCAGGCTTTTGTGCGGTATCCCTGTTCGTTCAATTCCTGGCCCAGCTTCTTGGCCGAGCCGATCTGGATGAATCGGCGGAAGATGTACTGCACCGTCCTGGCTTCATCCGGGTTGACCAGCAGCTTCTTGTTGTCCCGGTCGACGTCGTATCCAAGAATGGGTACGCCGCCGCAGTATTTCCCCCGGCGCTTGGCGGCCGCCACCTTGTCCCGGATGCGCTCGGCGATGACCTCCCGCTCGTACTGGGCGAAGGTGATCAGGATGCCGAGAAACATCCGTCCGGTGGGGTCGGTGGTGCTGAAGTGCTGGGTGACCGAGACGAAGCTGACACCCTTCTCGTTGAAGAGGTCGATCATCTTCATGAAGTCCAGCAGCGAGCGGGACAGCCGGTCGACCTTGTAGACCACGATCACGTCAATCTTCCCGGCATTGATGTCCGCCAGCAGGCGACGCAGCCCCGGGCGCTCCATGTTTCCACCCGAGAATCCACCATCGTCGTAGCGATCCGGCAGAGCCGTCCAGCCACGCATCCTCTGGGCTTCGATATAGTGTTCCGCCGATTCCCGTTGCGCATCCAACGAGTTGAACTCCTGTTCGAGACCTTCCTCGTGGCTCTTGCGGGTGTAGATGGCACAGCGCAGGGTCTTGTTTTTGCCCGGCGCGACATTGCTGTTATCAAGCATCCGAACCTCCCTCGGCTTTTCTGCCGTAAACCTTCTTCAGTCCGAAAAAGACCTTGCCGTTCCACCTGGTCCCGGTGATCTCCCTGGCCACCGCGCTGAGCGACCGGAAGGTGCGGCCTTCGAACTCGTAGCCATCGGCAAGGACGATCACCTCATAGCGCCGGTCGTTCCAGACCCGCACCAGTCTGGTCCCGGGCAGGATCGCTTCGTTCGATTTCCGCTCTTCTGGGATGCGTCGATTGACAGTGGCGACCGGGTCCTCCTTGGCGGCCTGCTGGAGATGGACCTTGGCCTGTTCGGACAGCCCGCCGTAGAAAAGCTCCTGGATGCGATAGGCCAGCCGCTTGATGAGGAATTGTTTCTTGTACTGGGGTGGCTCTTCTCCGTAGAGGTCGAGCCATTTTTCCCGGAGCTGCTCCAGGGACATGGATTGCAGCAGGGCCATCTGCCGAAGGACTGAGTTTCGGGTTCGGTCCTGGATCTTGCCGCCGGTGGCGGCGTTCTGTAACTCATTCATTTTCAACTCCTTATTTTGGTTTCCGGACGAGTTGTCATGAATGAATGCTCTGTTCCGGCAATGAATCAAGTCCTTCTCCGAGCACAGGGGAAGAATCTTCGAAAACCTCTAACTCATTGCCCACACATGCGTTTTTTGCCATTCGGCGCAGGATCGCCGTGGCCAGAATGGAGGCGGCTGACTGGAGCCTCGCCTCACCCGACAGGCGGCCGGGTTTGCCGTTTTTGTCAAGGTCATCCGTCCCTGGCCCATCATTCATTTCCTGTACATCCAACATCGAACACCTCCGGTTGGACCGGGGGGCTGGATGGCGTGGATACCAGAAAACGGCGGCGGTCGGGATGCGCGTTCTATGGCACCCACAACCGCCTCAGCTCCGCCTCTGGTCGGTTATCTGGTTACATCCGGCTTGAACCGGACTTGCGTTCGTTACCTACCGGAGGGACGTGCAAGATGACGGAATCAGACGAGAAGTCCTGTTTTTTTGATTGACCTGATGTTCATCAGGTCGTATATTTTGTGGTCATAAATTGGGCTTAATCCGCTCAGTGGCTACGACACGGAGCAATCGCCATGGGAAAGAAAAAGGTATCGGAAATAACCGACCCACAAGCAAACACGCTGAGGGTCATTTGCCAAATCATCGATGAAAAGGGGTTGCCGCCAACGGTGAAAGAATTGTCGGAAGTCCTTGGTATCAGCCACGCGAGCGCCCACGAGCAGATCGCTCAACTGGTACGGAAAGGCTATCTGAAGAAAGAAGCTCGTAAGGCCCGAAGCATCGTCGTCATCAGGAGGCCCGAATAACGATGCTGGGTCGCGAAAAATAAGGAGATCGACATGGGGCACGTCAGACTTGGAAGCCTTCCGAGGTCGAGGGCATGGAAAGAGGTGGTCGGCCTGATCACGGCCGGTGCCGACGTGTCCCAAATCGCAAACGCAACAATCCGGGCAGCCGATAAAGCATTCACCTTCGTGCTCAACGATAAGGGGTTCACCGAGGCGGTCTGGTTGATGACGCAACTCGCCATTGCCGCAAAAAAGGAGAACCTCGGCGAGCATCTCCAATCCCTCGGCGTCAACCTGCCGCAGGATACATCTCTTCCCGATCTTGCAGCCGCAGTCTCCGAGGCCCTGGATAACAAATTGGAGTCCAACGGTGGCCGATCCGACCTCGGTGAAATGTCTCAGCGTGCATTGGTCGGAGCCCTGGTAGAGCACATCTCACCAAAACTGCCGTCTCTCTTCGCCCCCGGGCCAGATGATGTTCGGGCCGCACTGGCAGCGCTCGGGAAAAAGCGGGAGTTCGGAGAGCTGTCGCGGACTTTCTTCGCCAAGCTGACCAACGAGAGCATGAACTACTTCCTCTCAAAAACGCTGGCTACCCATCTGGGCGAGGGCCAGCGCTTTGCCACCATGAATGAAATGGGACAATTCGAGAAGGCTCTGAACACGCACTGTAAAGAGGCGTCCCTGATCGTCGAGCAGTTTTCAGCAGATTGGTTTTCGAAGCACAGGTACGAAGAAGGTGGTGACATCTCCAGGGAGTCTTCCAATGGCTTCGCCTCTTACGCGCTGAAAAAGATGAAGGACGAGCTAAAAGAAGGAGCGCGAGCCGATGCAAGATAAACGATATATCATCTGTGGGAACGCACCGACCGATGGGATTGAAGAAAATCCTGACCGTGATCTGCGCCTGCGCCTTTGGGGCAAGGATGGGCCGGACAAGATCACCCTACGCATTGAAGACATCCACAAAAAGATGAGCAAGGACGTGCCTGATTCTTTCCAGGACCTGCTCGAAATCGCCACCTACGTTTACAGTGCCGATCAGGCCATCCCACGAGGGGCCGACGACGTCGATTCTTTTGGCCATGGCTGGCGCAGGGATCTGCACTTCATCATCCCGGTGCGGAAGCCAGATTTTTGGAACGGAGACGATATCCACCAGGCGCTGCGCTCCACGCTTGGTTTCTTGTCTGACGACAACTATCACTTCGAGTTCGTCAAACTGAAAGAGGCTCAGGCATTCCAGGGATATCTGAAATTTGATGATGACGGACGGCTCTTCGGCTATCCGGAACAGGTAGTGATGTTTTCAGGTGGGCTGGACTCGCTGGCGGGAGCCATCGATGAAGTTCTGAATGAAAAACACAAGGTCGTCCTTGTTACCCACAAATCGACACCGAAGCTCAACACGCGCCACCGGCGACTGGAAAAGATGATTGCCGACAAGGCTGGGGAAAACGCCCCGCTACACATCGGCGTCCGGGTCAACAAGAACAAGGGGCTGAACTACGAGTACACCCAGCGCAGCCGATCCTTCCTCTATGTGTCTATCGGGGCGACCATCGCAAAAATGCTCAATCTGAAAAGCGTCCGTTTTTACGAAAACGGGGTCATCAGTTTGAATCTGCCGGTCTGCGCTCAGGTAGTCGGCGGCCGGGCAACACGCACCACCCACCCCAGGGTGATCCGAGGTTTTCAGGAAATCATCAGCCTGGTGGCTGGCGAACCGTTCACGATTGAGAATCCCTACATCTGGAAAACCAAGGCCGGTGTCATCGAGGTGATCACCAAGGCCGGATGCCAGGACATGATCGCGGCATCGACCACCTGCACCCATACCTGGGAGATGACCAATCACCATACGCATTGCGGAACGTGTTCCCAGTGTATCGACAGGCGTTTTGCCATGATTGCGGCAAAAGCCGATCAATATGACCCAGTGGAAGCCTATAAAGCCGACATCTTCACCCAAAGCCGAAGCAAGGACGAGGACAAGATCATGACAGCCGCGTACCTGGAGCGTGCCAATCAGGTACGCGAGCAGGACGACATCACCCAGTTTATCGCCCGATTCAGCGAGGTCAGTCGGGTCTTCCGCTACCTTAATGGGAACTCCGGAAAAGTGGCCCAGAAGGTCTATGACCTTTACAAGCGCCACGCCAAGGAGGTCTGCGATGCAATGGACACAATGGTTGGCCGCAACATCACCGCCATCCGCCAACGCACCTTGCCGGGAGACTGCCTACTCAGGACGGTCTATGAATCGGGATCGGTAATCTCCGTCCCCGCCATTCCGGTTGAGCAGAAGCAGCCGGACAACTACTTCAGGAAGCGCGGGGGTGTCTGGGCGGCACGCTTTAACGGCAACGCCGAAGTGCTTGTGACGGGTGTTGATAAAGGGGCCGAGTACATCAATTTCCTCCTGGCAAGGCCGAACAAGGAAACCTCGGTCTACGAGATCGTCTGCGGGTTCGCCATCGATAGCTGCAACGCGGTCCTGAACTCCAATGAGACCGATGAAGGTTTTCAGGTCACCCAGGGGGTTCCGTTGGGTGATACCGGCTTCGTTGCCGACCGCAAGGCCGTCGAGCAATACCGGGAGACGGCTCACGAGCTTCTTCGGGAAATTGAAGAAGCCCGGGCAGAAAACAACGATGCCGAAATCCAGCGGCTCGAGAACGAAATGACCCAGATCACCGCCGCAATCAACGAGGCGGTTGGTCTGGGTGGCAAACTCCGGAAATCCAACGACAAGCGGAAGAACATCCGCGACGCCTTCCGGAGTGCCGTGAACCGGGCCATCACGTATCTGGAAAAGTATGACAAGCCGCTGGCCGCCCACCTGAAGGAGTCCATCAAGTGCGGCAACGAACCGGTCTACCGGACCGAAGAGGAGATCGTTTGGGAGGTCCGCCCGATAGTCAACGAGTGACCCGGGGCCACCCAGGAAGAAAAAACTAAAAAATATTTCCGCTACGCCAAATGTAGCCATTGCGACGCCGGATGTAGCGCCTTCCCCAATGAAGGCGCGATCCGGCGTTTTTTATTGGTCAGCACAGGGTTGGCCACCGGGCGTGCCAGAACTTCCGAACAAGGAGACTGGCAGTGGCACAAGTCAACAAAGCACACCTCACCCCACCGAAGCGGCGACTCATCGAGTTGATGCAGGACATCAACTTCGGCCGCATCACCAACATTCCGGTCCGCGACGGCGAGCCGGAACTCACCCCTGACACGGTCATCGAGCGCGAGATCAAGCTGGCCGGACAGAGCGGTCCCCGGCCCGAGCGCGACCAGGATGACTTCATTCTCAAGCAAGAGGTCGTGGCGCTGCTGGAGCACCTCGCGCAGATGGGCAGCGGAAAAGTCTGCCTGCTCGAGATCAAGCACGGTCTCCCGTTCCTGATGCGCATCGAGGAACGGGCAGCCTGAACACGTAACGACCTGAACCCTTAGACACTGGACAACAAGCTGGACGCATGGCGGAGGCTGTTGTGGGTGTCGCCGAGCCGAATACGGCAATTGGCGGCGTACCTGCGACCCCTTCGCCCACGCGACAGCTTTGTCCTGTGATCTGGCCCGTGCCGACACCCACGCGGACCTCCTCCTCGCTCCGAGGAGGCCCCGATGGTTTCTCAGAATTCTTACGACGGCATCGACAAGTATGCCGCCGACCTCATTCGGCACAAAGCACGTCAACTCGTAGGCAAGGCCGGATTCACCGAGGACGACAGACCCGACCTCGAACAGGAACTGATGATCGATCTGCTGCAGCGGATGCGGCATTTCAATCCCGCCAAGGCCAAGAAGACCACCTTCATGGCCCGGATCGTCGAACGTCACATCTCCACCATTCTGGAGGCCCGGTTCGCCCAATGCCGGGACTGGCGGCTCTGCCAAACATCACTCAACGAACCCCTCGACAACGGTGAGGGCGACAGCACCGAGCGGATCGACTTCCTGGATAGCGAAGGCTCTCTGGGGAGCGGCACCCGCGAAACAAGAGAGCGCCTCGCCCATGAGATCCGCATGGATCTCGGCCAAGCCATCGCCTCGCTGCCGGAAGAGCTCCGGGATCTGTGCTTGCGCCTGCACGACAGCACCATGGCCGAAGTCGCCCGGGAGATGGGCATTCCCAGAACTACCCTCTACGACCGGCTGAGCAAGCTGCGGGACGCGTTCCGCGAGGCCGGACTCGAGGACTACCTGTGATCTCCGACGCATCGACTCCGGCTCCGGTAAGTAAGCACCGTGCCGCATGGTGCGGCTATCCGGGGCCTCGGAAATCAGAACCTGAACAAAAGAGGAGTTCAACCATGACTCACGACACCTACAAGTACCGTTTTGACGAGTCGGTCCCGGCCCAGGAACTGGAAGACACTTTCATGCTGGCGATGCTGGCTGTCGAAAGCCTGCATGGCCGTTCCCGTGTGCGGATGGAGAGCCGGTTCAGTCTGGACAAGGCCCGCCGCACCTGCGTGATCGACGCCTCCACCGATGTCGGCAGCGACCTTGCCCGCATCTTCACTGGCTTCGCCTCCAAGGAATACGGCGAACGCTCGGTCCTGATCGAACGTACCCAGCCGTCGGGTTGCGCCTGTGCCTCAAAGCATCGCGCAGCGCCCGCCGCTGCCGAAGCGGGGGTGGCGGTATGAGCGAGCTGATGACCACCACCTATTCCATGTGGCGGCTGTTCCGCAACTGCCGCATGGCCTGCAAGTGGCGCTACATCGACGAGCTGGTGCCGCTCGAGCGCGACCCCAATCTGGCCTTCGGCGCGGTCATTCACGACTGCCTGGAGTGCTGGCACGGCGAGCGGGATCTGGCCAAGGTCCTCGACCACATCGACCGGACCTATCCGAACCGGGCGCAGGACGACCATCAACAGGCCGACTGGCATCTCGCCAGGGCAATGATGAGCGCCTATGCGGAACACTACCCGGCTGAAGAGTTCGAGGTCGTCGCGCTCGAGAAGACCTTCGAAGGCCCCATCGTCAACCCGGCGACCGGGGCGACCTCGCGCAGTTTCATCCTCGCCGGGAAGGTGGATGGCATCGTCCGTCAGGATGGCCAGTACTTCCTGCTGGAACACAAAACCGCCTCGCAGATCGACGCCAGCTACCTGGAGCGGCTCTGGACCGATTTCCAGATCATCCTCTACGCCTGGTACCTGGAGCAGACCCTCGGCATCACGGTCAGC
This is a stretch of genomic DNA from Desulfocurvus vexinensis DSM 17965. It encodes these proteins:
- a CDS encoding DUF6515 family protein encodes the protein MQKKNKIFGYTALTLALLATLHAPAALAQPGGHARGGPAPQHHPGPGGGARGFVPALPAAAVTILFAGLTYAFVDGLFYLPGSGGFAVVTPPVGLVIPVLPPGCTVVMVGPRTYYRAQGVYYVRAAEGYAVVQPPAQAAPAPAQQAPALPSSVTVVLENANGSRTPVTLTRTADGWLGPKGELYDAIPTQEQLRPYYGLAAQAPGQTL
- a CDS encoding RNA recognition motif domain-containing protein: MAKSIYVGNLPWSATEEDVRKAFSNFGEVKSVKLVEDRETGRPRGFGFVEMDDQSALAAIEALDGTDFGGRNLKVNEARPRTERAPRW
- a CDS encoding 7-cyano-7-deazaguanine synthase, with translation MQDKRYIICGNAPTDGIEENPDRDLRLRLWGKDGPDKITLRIEDIHKKMSKDVPDSFQDLLEIATYVYSADQAIPRGADDVDSFGHGWRRDLHFIIPVRKPDFWNGDDIHQALRSTLGFLSDDNYHFEFVKLKEAQAFQGYLKFDDDGRLFGYPEQVVMFSGGLDSLAGAIDEVLNEKHKVVLVTHKSTPKLNTRHRRLEKMIADKAGENAPLHIGVRVNKNKGLNYEYTQRSRSFLYVSIGATIAKMLNLKSVRFYENGVISLNLPVCAQVVGGRATRTTHPRVIRGFQEIISLVAGEPFTIENPYIWKTKAGVIEVITKAGCQDMIAASTTCTHTWEMTNHHTHCGTCSQCIDRRFAMIAAKADQYDPVEAYKADIFTQSRSKDEDKIMTAAYLERANQVREQDDITQFIARFSEVSRVFRYLNGNSGKVAQKVYDLYKRHAKEVCDAMDTMVGRNITAIRQRTLPGDCLLRTVYESGSVISVPAIPVEQKQPDNYFRKRGGVWAARFNGNAEVLVTGVDKGAEYINFLLARPNKETSVYEIVCGFAIDSCNAVLNSNETDEGFQVTQGVPLGDTGFVADRKAVEQYRETAHELLREIEEARAENNDAEIQRLENEMTQITAAINEAVGLGGKLRKSNDKRKNIRDAFRSAVNRAITYLEKYDKPLAAHLKESIKCGNEPVYRTEEEIVWEVRPIVNE
- a CDS encoding PD-(D/E)XK nuclease family protein, with product MSELMTTTYSMWRLFRNCRMACKWRYIDELVPLERDPNLAFGAVIHDCLECWHGERDLAKVLDHIDRTYPNRAQDDHQQADWHLARAMMSAYAEHYPAEEFEVVALEKTFEGPIVNPATGATSRSFILAGKVDGIVRQDGQYFLLEHKTASQIDASYLERLWTDFQIILYAWYLEQTLGITVSGIIYNVLVKAKLRQGKGETEAEFEARRAELIAKSKTGKSSAKRKLPEDDDTFQQRLQEKYLEPGMFHREVLYISRDQFEELRAELWELSKAMLDARRRDTFYRNTSYCFQYGRPCAYFQLCRSGGNPNVIENHFQRIAPHEELRDGAGEDAAPVF
- a CDS encoding recombinase family protein, whose translation is MLDNSNVAPGKNKTLRCAIYTRKSHEEGLEQEFNSLDAQRESAEHYIEAQRMRGWTALPDRYDDGGFSGGNMERPGLRRLLADINAGKIDVIVVYKVDRLSRSLLDFMKMIDLFNEKGVSFVSVTQHFSTTDPTGRMFLGILITFAQYEREVIAERIRDKVAAAKRRGKYCGGVPILGYDVDRDNKKLLVNPDEARTVQYIFRRFIQIGSAKKLGQELNEQGYRTKAWTTKKGKVREGSEWNTGHIYRLLNNRVYIGEIAHKDRSYPGEHEGIIDRTTWDKVQAILEDNKPVKVSMARTKMVAPLKGVIRCGHCGCAMGPTYARKNGRHYTYYICQKDSKRTVSRCPLKRIPAGDIEQAVVEQLSAVFRTPTLVAKTYFAARDIEQVERERLFKQKAQLEMELSQAREQAIELMKPGNDQPGKTEMLTTVNRQAVELSKQLTHVSERCRAYRGNNITEQDVSEAFQNVEGFWEDLFPVERNRLIRLLVDKVEIRETGIDMELRTNGLTTLIAELAGLACEVTERRASR
- a CDS encoding LexA family protein; its protein translation is MGKKKVSEITDPQANTLRVICQIIDEKGLPPTVKELSEVLGISHASAHEQIAQLVRKGYLKKEARKARSIVVIRRPE
- a CDS encoding sigma-70 family RNA polymerase sigma factor, which translates into the protein MVSQNSYDGIDKYAADLIRHKARQLVGKAGFTEDDRPDLEQELMIDLLQRMRHFNPAKAKKTTFMARIVERHISTILEARFAQCRDWRLCQTSLNEPLDNGEGDSTERIDFLDSEGSLGSGTRETRERLAHEIRMDLGQAIASLPEELRDLCLRLHDSTMAEVAREMGIPRTTLYDRLSKLRDAFREAGLEDYL
- a CDS encoding DUF2924 domain-containing protein; the encoded protein is MNELQNAATGGKIQDRTRNSVLRQMALLQSMSLEQLREKWLDLYGEEPPQYKKQFLIKRLAYRIQELFYGGLSEQAKVHLQQAAKEDPVATVNRRIPEERKSNEAILPGTRLVRVWNDRRYEVIVLADGYEFEGRTFRSLSAVAREITGTRWNGKVFFGLKKVYGRKAEGGSDA
- a CDS encoding RNA recognition motif domain-containing protein, translating into MAKSIYVGNLPWSATEEDVREAFASYGDVTSVKLVEDRETGRPRGFGFVEMDDQSALAAIEALDGANFGGRNIKVNEARPRAERAPRW